One Pectinophora gossypiella chromosome 21, ilPecGoss1.1, whole genome shotgun sequence genomic region harbors:
- the LOC126376509 gene encoding protein Cep89 homolog isoform X1: MMRMIFVPCKLFQGRYYGRASKNILVHISPEKSTFSGNFTPSVRQFNVSSVEKRTSMRKDILDAVMKRTESVISRADEKVYIDDNPMYEDPRDVIGDKPPKPPRKRNLQTEVTSPSTKEGRSSKEHKRKLTKKYEGLITALIDRCEENVVQISEKDSHIAKLKEKLKTVLEYNKLFAEENDQLKGQYSTLVKYVDECKQVIKEEKENNRELERKNKELEERVKRFEVPDREVPQTVIPLVEVCMSCSSRQIVLNQAREHNTRLQKDMQALKDVLYRLNVQLSRYQEKIRSSVPTLATETKVYKPGEEYGGLDSLLSSLPCKGHDAGNTDEGHSTKSGHEEHTNTSRVVDLSGLLSAQALAPLFDAYQENLQEKDSLILDYEKQFENMNRKSKQIVSENKSLTERVQSLEEELAQVKQSYKKLVVEKETADIEKATLLERAERAESKLKEVYELYEDKMAAMMRDYETVHREYFTVKSQLDASAGTAAQLHVLRARTVPADLHERRLDHCKRLLEELKHQYSMENERKTEQNKKLEEQLKLVEEKYDKLCKDHEAVQVELNTALKNVRLYRKAAVIFRSRVQAAKARMSRVRRSQQPSRQGQEPLRHALQALNTIKGEIKIVKSRAHTSLEELERRIKEQERRAAAAQIEYRRELERASLALEHKEGIIRSLIDKVADVEEVRLSQTNTHRLQGIVSDTDRSPSLKIEEKRQSKNVKLVPGPGGYFQEKDGRRRKS, from the exons aTGATGAGGATGATATTTGTACCATGCAAATTATTCCAGGGTCGATACTATGGAAGAGCCTCCAAGAACATCCTAGTCCACATTAGCCCGGAGAAGTCTACATTCTCCGGTAATTTCACACCCAGTGTTAGACAGTTCAACGTATCCAGTGTGGAGAAACGTACCAGCATGAGGAAGGATATCCTTGACGCTGTGATGAAGAGGACCGAGTCGGTGATCAGTCGGGCTGATGAGAAGGTCTACATTGATGATAACCCGATGTATGAGGATCCCAGAGATGTTATTG GCGACAAACCTCCAAAACCGCCACGGAAACGCAACCTACAGACAGAGGTGACCTCACCGAGCACCAAGGAGGGTCGGTCCTCCAAGGAACATAAGAGGAAACTCACCAAAAAATACGAAGGACTTATCACTGCACTCATAGATCGCTGTGAAGAGAATGTTGTACAG ATATCAGAAAAGGACTCCCACATAGCAAAATTAAAAGAGAAACTGAAAACTGTTTTGGAGTACAACAAATTATTTGCAGAAGAGAATGATCAGCTCAAAGGACAATACTCCACTCTAGTCAAATACGTAGATGAGTGTAAGCAAGTCATTAAAGAAGAGAAAGAGAACAATAGAGAATTAGagagaaaaaataaagagttgGAAGAGAGAGTCAAGAGGTTTGAAGTGCCTGATAGAG AGGTGCCCCAGACAGTTATACCGCTGGTGGAAGTATGCATGAGCTGCAGCAGTCGCCAGATAGTGCTGAACCAGGCTCGCGAGCACAACACACGGCTGCAGAAGGATATGCAGGCGCTTAAGGATGTTCTTTACAG GCTAAACGTCCAGCTGTCGAGATACCAAGAGAAGATCCGCAGCAGTGTACCAACATTAGCGACGGAAACGAAAGTGTACAAACCTGGCGAGGAGTATGGTGGCCTCGATTCCCTGCTCAGCAGTCTACCCTGCAAGGGGCATG ATGCTGGCAACACTGATGAAGGACACTCCACCAAAAGTGGCCACGAGGAACACACCAACACATCAAGAGTCGTTGATTTGTCTGGATTACTAAGTGCACAGGCTCTAG CACCCCTATTCGACGCATATCAAGAAAACCTACAAGAGAAGGACAGCCTGATTCTTGATTACGAGAAACAATTCGAAAACATGAACAGAAAATCTAAACAGATTGTCTCTGAAAATAAATCTTTGACGGAAAGAGTTCAGAGTTTAGAAGAGGAACTGGCGCAAGTGAAACAGAGCTATAAGAAGTTAGTGGTCGAGAAAGAGACGGCTGATATTGAGAAAGCGACTTTGTTAGAACGAGCCGAACGCGCAGAGTCAAAGTTGAAAGAGGTGTATGAGTTGTATGAGGATAAAA TGGCAGCCATGATGCGCGACTACGAGACGGTCCACCGCGAGTACTTCACGGTGAAGTCCCAGCTAGACGCGTCGGCCGGCACGGCGGCGCAGCTGCACGtgctgcgcgcgcgcaccgtGCCCGCAGACCTGCACGAGCGCCGCCTCGACCACTGCAAGCG TCTTCTAGAAGAATTAAAGCACCAGTACAGTATGGAGAACGAACGCAAAACAGAACAGAACAAGAAGCTAGAAGAACAGCTGAAGCTCGTGGAAGAGAAGTATGATAAGCTGTGCAAGGATCACGAGGCTGTTCAGGTGGAGCTGAACACTGCGTTGAAGAACGTCAG GTTGTACCGTAAAGCCGCGGTGATATTCCGGTCGCGAGTTCAGGCGGCGAAGGCTCGCATGTCACGCGTGCGCCGCAGCCAGCAGCCCAGCCGGCAGGGCCAGGAGCCGCTCAGACACGCGCTGCAGGCACTCAACACCATCAAGGGGGAGATCAAG ATAGTGAAATCTCGTGCCCACACGTCGCTGGAAGAGCTCGAGCGACGGATCAAGGAGCAGGAGCGACGGGCTGCGGCTGCGCAG ATAGAGTACCGTCGCGAGCTGGAGCGCGCCAGCCTGGCTCTGGAGCACAAGGAGGGCATCATCCGCAGCCTCATTGACAAGGTGGCCGACGTGGAAGAAGTCAG
- the LOC126376509 gene encoding protein Cep89 homolog isoform X2, with protein sequence MEGSFTHSSPKGRYYGRASKNILVHISPEKSTFSGNFTPSVRQFNVSSVEKRTSMRKDILDAVMKRTESVISRADEKVYIDDNPMYEDPRDVIGDKPPKPPRKRNLQTEVTSPSTKEGRSSKEHKRKLTKKYEGLITALIDRCEENVVQISEKDSHIAKLKEKLKTVLEYNKLFAEENDQLKGQYSTLVKYVDECKQVIKEEKENNRELERKNKELEERVKRFEVPDREVPQTVIPLVEVCMSCSSRQIVLNQAREHNTRLQKDMQALKDVLYRLNVQLSRYQEKIRSSVPTLATETKVYKPGEEYGGLDSLLSSLPCKGHDAGNTDEGHSTKSGHEEHTNTSRVVDLSGLLSAQALAPLFDAYQENLQEKDSLILDYEKQFENMNRKSKQIVSENKSLTERVQSLEEELAQVKQSYKKLVVEKETADIEKATLLERAERAESKLKEVYELYEDKMAAMMRDYETVHREYFTVKSQLDASAGTAAQLHVLRARTVPADLHERRLDHCKRLLEELKHQYSMENERKTEQNKKLEEQLKLVEEKYDKLCKDHEAVQVELNTALKNVRLYRKAAVIFRSRVQAAKARMSRVRRSQQPSRQGQEPLRHALQALNTIKGEIKIVKSRAHTSLEELERRIKEQERRAAAAQIEYRRELERASLALEHKEGIIRSLIDKVADVEEVRLSQTNTHRLQGIVSDTDRSPSLKIEEKRQSKNVKLVPGPGGYFQEKDGRRRKS encoded by the exons ATGGAGGGAAGTTTCACGCATTCCTCTCCTAAA GGTCGATACTATGGAAGAGCCTCCAAGAACATCCTAGTCCACATTAGCCCGGAGAAGTCTACATTCTCCGGTAATTTCACACCCAGTGTTAGACAGTTCAACGTATCCAGTGTGGAGAAACGTACCAGCATGAGGAAGGATATCCTTGACGCTGTGATGAAGAGGACCGAGTCGGTGATCAGTCGGGCTGATGAGAAGGTCTACATTGATGATAACCCGATGTATGAGGATCCCAGAGATGTTATTG GCGACAAACCTCCAAAACCGCCACGGAAACGCAACCTACAGACAGAGGTGACCTCACCGAGCACCAAGGAGGGTCGGTCCTCCAAGGAACATAAGAGGAAACTCACCAAAAAATACGAAGGACTTATCACTGCACTCATAGATCGCTGTGAAGAGAATGTTGTACAG ATATCAGAAAAGGACTCCCACATAGCAAAATTAAAAGAGAAACTGAAAACTGTTTTGGAGTACAACAAATTATTTGCAGAAGAGAATGATCAGCTCAAAGGACAATACTCCACTCTAGTCAAATACGTAGATGAGTGTAAGCAAGTCATTAAAGAAGAGAAAGAGAACAATAGAGAATTAGagagaaaaaataaagagttgGAAGAGAGAGTCAAGAGGTTTGAAGTGCCTGATAGAG AGGTGCCCCAGACAGTTATACCGCTGGTGGAAGTATGCATGAGCTGCAGCAGTCGCCAGATAGTGCTGAACCAGGCTCGCGAGCACAACACACGGCTGCAGAAGGATATGCAGGCGCTTAAGGATGTTCTTTACAG GCTAAACGTCCAGCTGTCGAGATACCAAGAGAAGATCCGCAGCAGTGTACCAACATTAGCGACGGAAACGAAAGTGTACAAACCTGGCGAGGAGTATGGTGGCCTCGATTCCCTGCTCAGCAGTCTACCCTGCAAGGGGCATG ATGCTGGCAACACTGATGAAGGACACTCCACCAAAAGTGGCCACGAGGAACACACCAACACATCAAGAGTCGTTGATTTGTCTGGATTACTAAGTGCACAGGCTCTAG CACCCCTATTCGACGCATATCAAGAAAACCTACAAGAGAAGGACAGCCTGATTCTTGATTACGAGAAACAATTCGAAAACATGAACAGAAAATCTAAACAGATTGTCTCTGAAAATAAATCTTTGACGGAAAGAGTTCAGAGTTTAGAAGAGGAACTGGCGCAAGTGAAACAGAGCTATAAGAAGTTAGTGGTCGAGAAAGAGACGGCTGATATTGAGAAAGCGACTTTGTTAGAACGAGCCGAACGCGCAGAGTCAAAGTTGAAAGAGGTGTATGAGTTGTATGAGGATAAAA TGGCAGCCATGATGCGCGACTACGAGACGGTCCACCGCGAGTACTTCACGGTGAAGTCCCAGCTAGACGCGTCGGCCGGCACGGCGGCGCAGCTGCACGtgctgcgcgcgcgcaccgtGCCCGCAGACCTGCACGAGCGCCGCCTCGACCACTGCAAGCG TCTTCTAGAAGAATTAAAGCACCAGTACAGTATGGAGAACGAACGCAAAACAGAACAGAACAAGAAGCTAGAAGAACAGCTGAAGCTCGTGGAAGAGAAGTATGATAAGCTGTGCAAGGATCACGAGGCTGTTCAGGTGGAGCTGAACACTGCGTTGAAGAACGTCAG GTTGTACCGTAAAGCCGCGGTGATATTCCGGTCGCGAGTTCAGGCGGCGAAGGCTCGCATGTCACGCGTGCGCCGCAGCCAGCAGCCCAGCCGGCAGGGCCAGGAGCCGCTCAGACACGCGCTGCAGGCACTCAACACCATCAAGGGGGAGATCAAG ATAGTGAAATCTCGTGCCCACACGTCGCTGGAAGAGCTCGAGCGACGGATCAAGGAGCAGGAGCGACGGGCTGCGGCTGCGCAG ATAGAGTACCGTCGCGAGCTGGAGCGCGCCAGCCTGGCTCTGGAGCACAAGGAGGGCATCATCCGCAGCCTCATTGACAAGGTGGCCGACGTGGAAGAAGTCAG